A portion of the Collinsella aerofaciens genome contains these proteins:
- the proB gene encoding glutamate 5-kinase: MTTSYKTMVVKIGSSTVVGADGKVNRAFIGGLADQAAALRELGWRLVVVSSGAIACGYPVLGFDRKPVGDLPSLQACASAGQCIISSAYDEEFHARDLLTSLVLLTRHDTARRTSYLHARDALLRLVELGVVPVVNENDTVTVDEIKFGDNDTLAALVSCLVSADLCVTLSDIDGLYTANPHEDPTAEFIPVVHKIDAKIIASAGDSSTSVGTGGMITKIRASRILMTAGIQSVICSGEEPDALVRLARGESVGTLFDPPAERLDIAPRKLWIALGDKAHGSVTVDDGAAKALVSRGSSLLAVGIREVDGQFAEGDVLDVCDPSGMVVARGIAEADSDVLELAAGRRQDQIASNRLLADLVEKPAIHRDNLIVFA; this comes from the coding sequence ATGACGACTTCTTATAAAACGATGGTGGTAAAGATCGGTTCGTCCACGGTGGTGGGCGCCGACGGCAAGGTCAACCGCGCCTTTATCGGCGGGCTTGCCGACCAGGCCGCAGCGCTGCGCGAGCTTGGCTGGCGCCTGGTCGTGGTGAGCTCGGGTGCCATTGCCTGCGGCTATCCCGTGCTGGGCTTCGACCGTAAGCCGGTCGGCGACCTGCCGAGCCTGCAGGCCTGCGCCTCGGCCGGTCAGTGCATCATCTCGTCGGCCTACGACGAGGAGTTCCATGCGCGCGACCTGCTCACCTCGCTCGTGCTGCTCACGCGTCACGACACGGCGCGCCGCACGTCCTACCTGCACGCGCGCGACGCCCTGCTTCGCCTTGTGGAGCTTGGCGTGGTGCCGGTCGTCAACGAGAACGACACCGTTACCGTCGATGAGATCAAGTTCGGCGACAACGACACGCTGGCGGCGCTTGTGAGCTGCCTGGTTTCTGCCGATCTGTGCGTGACGCTCTCGGACATCGATGGCCTCTACACCGCCAATCCGCATGAGGATCCGACGGCCGAGTTTATCCCGGTCGTGCATAAGATCGATGCCAAGATTATCGCCTCGGCGGGCGATTCTTCCACATCGGTGGGTACGGGCGGCATGATCACCAAGATTCGCGCGAGCCGCATTCTCATGACGGCGGGCATTCAAAGCGTGATTTGCTCGGGCGAGGAGCCCGATGCGCTCGTGCGTCTGGCCCGCGGCGAGAGCGTGGGTACGCTGTTCGATCCGCCGGCGGAGCGCCTGGACATTGCGCCGCGCAAGTTGTGGATCGCACTGGGTGACAAGGCGCATGGCTCGGTGACGGTCGATGATGGCGCCGCGAAGGCGCTGGTCAGCCGCGGATCGTCGCTGCTCGCGGTGGGTATTCGCGAGGTCGATGGCCAGTTTGCCGAGGGCGATGTGCTCGACGTGTGCGACCCGAGCGGCATGGTTGTCGCCCGTGGTATCGCCGAGGCCGATTCGGACG
- a CDS encoding nicotinate phosphoribosyltransferase: MALTDISHPTDIAMLTDLYELTMAQGLWESGKANEQGCFTAFYRDHPFGSAYAVMCGTAELPELVENLRFTPEDIDYLASLQAPAGGAMFKPAFLDYLRDFRAHVNIDAVPEGELVFPREPMVRVTGPALECQLLETALLNIVGFQTLVATKTARVVLAADGRPVAEFGLRRAQGPDGGLAVARASYVAGCSSTSNVLAGRRYGIPVFGTHAHSWVMSFDSELEAFRAFAKSSPKNCTLLIDTYDVREGCEHAITVAKEMEAVGERLSAIRIDSGDLAKLSKYVRGRFDAEGLPYVGISVSNDLDEYTIQSLLDQGAPIDSFGVGTKLATCYDQPALGGVYKLSARRASDAEPWTPVVKLSEQPYKRTIPGVQRVRRYYDGFGGPVCDMIYDEDHLAGEGAARGNTLVAVNDAALVTDVSELEYRELLVPIVRDGSAVAPRESIQDARERCAWALDHLDAAFKRFLYPQTYVVGMEQGLAQVRDELVRKNMAAASAFPWAH, encoded by the coding sequence ATGGCTTTGACCGACATCTCGCATCCCACCGACATTGCAATGCTCACCGATCTGTACGAGCTCACTATGGCCCAGGGCCTGTGGGAGAGCGGCAAGGCCAATGAGCAGGGTTGTTTTACCGCGTTTTACCGCGACCATCCTTTTGGCAGCGCCTATGCCGTCATGTGCGGCACCGCCGAACTGCCCGAGCTGGTCGAGAATCTGCGCTTTACGCCCGAGGACATCGACTACCTCGCCTCGCTCCAGGCCCCGGCCGGCGGCGCGATGTTCAAGCCTGCATTCCTCGACTACCTGCGCGATTTTCGTGCACATGTAAACATCGACGCCGTCCCCGAGGGCGAGCTCGTCTTTCCGCGCGAACCCATGGTTCGCGTCACCGGTCCCGCGCTGGAGTGCCAGCTGCTCGAAACGGCGCTGCTCAACATCGTCGGCTTCCAGACGCTTGTCGCCACCAAGACGGCGCGCGTGGTGCTGGCGGCGGACGGCCGTCCCGTTGCCGAGTTTGGCCTGCGCCGCGCCCAGGGCCCCGATGGCGGGCTGGCCGTCGCGCGCGCGAGCTACGTTGCCGGCTGCTCCTCTACGTCCAATGTGCTCGCCGGCCGCCGCTACGGTATTCCCGTCTTTGGCACGCATGCGCACAGCTGGGTCATGAGCTTCGACTCCGAGCTCGAGGCCTTCCGCGCCTTTGCCAAGTCGAGCCCCAAGAACTGTACGCTGCTCATCGACACCTATGACGTGCGCGAGGGCTGCGAACATGCCATTACGGTTGCCAAGGAGATGGAAGCGGTGGGCGAGCGCCTGTCGGCCATTCGCATCGACTCCGGCGACCTCGCCAAGCTCTCAAAGTATGTGCGCGGCCGTTTTGATGCCGAGGGCCTGCCCTATGTGGGGATCTCGGTTTCTAACGATTTGGATGAGTACACGATTCAGTCCCTGCTCGACCAGGGCGCGCCCATCGACAGCTTTGGCGTGGGCACCAAACTCGCGACCTGCTACGATCAGCCTGCGCTGGGCGGCGTGTACAAGCTTTCGGCCCGTCGTGCGAGCGACGCGGAGCCGTGGACGCCGGTGGTGAAGCTTTCCGAGCAGCCCTACAAGCGCACGATCCCCGGCGTGCAGCGCGTACGACGCTATTACGACGGCTTTGGCGGCCCGGTTTGCGACATGATTTATGACGAGGACCATCTGGCAGGGGAGGGCGCCGCGCGCGGCAATACCCTTGTGGCCGTGAACGATGCCGCCCTGGTGACCGACGTGTCCGAACTTGAGTATCGCGAGCTGCTGGTGCCGATCGTGCGCGATGGCAGTGCGGTGGCTCCGCGTGAGAGCATCCAGGACGCGCGCGAGCGCTGTGCTTGGGCGCTCGACCATCTGGACGCAGCTTTCAAGCGCTTCCTGTACCCGCAGACCTATGTGGTGGGTATGGAGCAGGGCCTGGCTCAGGTGCGCGACGAGCTCGTGCGCAAGAACATGGCCGCGGCCTCTGCCTTTCCCTGGGCTCACTAA
- a CDS encoding radical SAM protein encodes MPTPLTELFSPACHLCPRRCGAVRDEGAHGVCGADDTLKVARAALHMWEEPPISGEAGSGTIFFSGCSLKCIYCQNHEISTGNFGLEISPERLVEIMLELQDQGANNINLVTATHYAHLLPAAIAAARERGLVIPIVYNTSGYERASAVAALGDLVDVWLTDFKYANAALAQSLSHIKDYPRVAVSGLAQMAREIERRGGELVDGDGLMKRGIIVRHLVLPGHADDSCRVLDLVWQTVGDVPISVMNQYTPNALMREQGGDLARAVTREEYEQVLDHADDLGFTTMFWQEGGAVDESFTPAFDTTGVLTSAQTS; translated from the coding sequence ATGCCGACGCCGTTGACCGAACTTTTTTCGCCCGCCTGCCATTTGTGTCCGCGCCGTTGCGGTGCGGTGCGCGACGAGGGTGCGCACGGCGTATGCGGTGCCGATGACACGCTCAAGGTGGCCCGCGCAGCGCTTCATATGTGGGAGGAGCCGCCTATCTCGGGCGAGGCCGGTTCGGGCACGATCTTCTTTAGCGGCTGCTCGCTCAAATGTATCTATTGCCAGAACCACGAGATCTCGACGGGCAATTTCGGGCTTGAGATTTCGCCCGAGCGCCTGGTCGAGATTATGCTGGAGCTGCAGGACCAAGGTGCCAATAACATCAATCTGGTGACGGCGACGCATTATGCTCACCTGCTGCCGGCCGCGATTGCCGCAGCTCGGGAGCGCGGACTGGTCATTCCAATCGTCTACAACACGAGCGGTTATGAGCGTGCGAGTGCCGTGGCGGCGCTCGGTGATTTGGTCGACGTGTGGCTTACCGACTTTAAGTATGCCAATGCGGCGCTTGCGCAGTCACTCTCTCATATTAAGGACTACCCGCGCGTGGCTGTGTCGGGTCTGGCCCAGATGGCGCGCGAAATTGAGCGCCGCGGGGGAGAGCTGGTAGACGGGGACGGGCTCATGAAGCGCGGCATAATCGTGCGTCATCTGGTGCTGCCGGGGCATGCGGACGATTCGTGCCGCGTGTTGGACCTGGTGTGGCAGACGGTGGGCGACGTGCCGATCTCGGTCATGAACCAGTACACGCCCAATGCCCTCATGCGCGAACAAGGCGGCGACCTGGCGCGCGCCGTGACGCGCGAGGAGTACGAGCAGGTGCTCGACCATGCCGACGACCTGGGCTTTACGACGATGTTTTGGCAAGAAGGCGGAGCGGTAGACGAGAGCTTCACCCCGGCGTTCGACACCACCGGTGTTCTTACTAGTGCTCAAACCAGCTAA
- a CDS encoding MraY family glycosyltransferase, with amino-acid sequence MASSPSYIPYLCVAAAAFITTFLTVPLVKRLAIKLDAVDYPSKRRINTKPIPRLGGTAVFLGLVVACIVQILGTWYLGWPPVLVPHPRLHISYPILALSFTVIFATGAIDDVFQLKPKQKLAGQVLAALIACVGGLRIGVIVNPFAPGEIMLGWLAYPITVIYLVAFTNIINLIDGLDGLATGICGIASFTMFSMAVLSGRIDAAALSIALFGACLAFLRYNFNPASIFLGDSGSLLLGFALGSISLLNVSRTAALTSLIIPLIVAGVPIIDTFSAIVRRKRAHISIGQADKGHIHHRLIQEGYNQKQAVLLIYAWCIMLSAGAAAINQVEVPMRVLIFTVLAIGSAAFAKHLHLFEPVLRHHYNKRTHEDELVTPDDPAFKQEEQAAEERKEERHHRR; translated from the coding sequence ATGGCTTCATCCCCGAGCTACATACCGTATCTATGCGTGGCAGCGGCGGCCTTTATCACGACCTTCCTCACGGTGCCCCTGGTCAAGCGCCTGGCAATTAAGCTCGACGCCGTCGACTATCCTTCTAAGCGCCGCATCAACACCAAGCCCATCCCGCGTTTGGGCGGAACGGCGGTGTTTTTGGGCCTGGTCGTTGCCTGTATTGTGCAAATCCTAGGCACCTGGTACCTGGGTTGGCCGCCCGTTTTGGTGCCCCACCCCCGTCTGCACATCAGCTACCCCATACTTGCGCTTTCTTTTACCGTCATCTTTGCGACCGGCGCTATCGACGACGTCTTCCAGCTCAAGCCCAAGCAAAAGCTGGCCGGACAGGTCCTCGCTGCGCTCATCGCCTGCGTGGGCGGCCTGCGCATCGGCGTCATCGTCAACCCGTTTGCCCCCGGCGAGATCATGCTCGGATGGCTCGCCTACCCCATCACCGTGATCTATCTGGTGGCATTCACCAACATCATTAACCTCATCGACGGCCTCGACGGCTTGGCCACGGGCATCTGCGGCATCGCGTCGTTCACCATGTTTTCGATGGCCGTTCTCTCGGGCCGCATCGACGCCGCCGCGCTCTCCATTGCGCTCTTTGGCGCCTGTCTGGCCTTTTTGCGCTACAACTTCAACCCCGCAAGCATCTTCTTGGGCGACTCGGGGTCGCTGCTTCTGGGCTTTGCGCTGGGCTCCATCTCGCTACTCAACGTGAGCCGTACCGCCGCGCTCACCTCGCTTATCATCCCGCTCATCGTTGCCGGCGTGCCCATCATCGACACGTTTAGCGCCATCGTGCGCCGCAAGCGCGCCCACATTAGCATCGGGCAGGCCGACAAGGGCCACATCCACCACCGCCTGATCCAAGAGGGCTACAACCAAAAGCAGGCAGTGCTCCTCATCTACGCCTGGTGCATCATGCTTTCGGCCGGCGCCGCCGCGATTAACCAGGTCGAGGTTCCCATGCGCGTGCTCATCTTTACCGTGCTCGCCATTGGCTCGGCGGCCTTTGCCAAGCACCTGCACCTGTTTGAGCCCGTGCTGCGCCACCATTACAACAAGCGCACGCACGAGGACGAGCTCGTCACCCCCGACGATCCCGCCTTTAAGCAGGAGGAGCAGGCGGCAGAAGAACGCAAGGAGGAGCGCCACCACAGGCGCTAG
- the trpS gene encoding tryptophan--tRNA ligase — MPNENSYEVALQKSNAIREGLAKTPEKFTMLTGDRPTGRLHLGHYFGTLKGRVELQNMGAKTNVLIADYQVITDRDTTEHIQDNVYNMVMDYLACGIDPDKTMIYAHSAVPAANQLMLPFLSLVSEAELARNPTVKAEMEASGHELTGLLLTYPVHQACDILFCKGNVVPVGRDQLPHIELTRTIARRFNNRYGKVFPEVDALLSETPLLPGLDGRKMSKSYGNAINISMTAEETAKRIKKSQTDSERMITFDPENRPGVSGLLSTAAICTGRSEVEIAEEIGMGGSGQLKKYVTEAVNEYFAPIRERRQRYENDLDYVKDVLHEGNRRANEIAEQTLGEVQDAMGMVY; from the coding sequence ATGCCAAACGAGAACAGCTACGAAGTCGCGCTGCAAAAGAGCAACGCCATTCGCGAGGGCCTGGCCAAAACGCCCGAGAAGTTCACCATGCTCACCGGCGACCGCCCCACCGGCCGTCTGCACCTGGGCCACTACTTTGGCACTCTCAAGGGCCGTGTTGAGCTGCAGAACATGGGCGCCAAGACCAACGTGCTCATCGCCGACTACCAGGTCATCACCGACCGCGACACGACCGAGCACATCCAGGACAACGTGTACAACATGGTCATGGACTACCTCGCCTGCGGCATCGACCCCGACAAGACCATGATCTACGCGCACTCCGCCGTGCCCGCCGCCAACCAGCTCATGCTGCCGTTCCTGTCGCTAGTCTCCGAGGCCGAGCTGGCGCGCAACCCCACGGTAAAGGCCGAGATGGAGGCCTCGGGCCACGAGCTCACCGGCCTTCTGCTCACCTACCCGGTGCATCAGGCCTGCGACATCCTGTTCTGCAAGGGCAATGTGGTGCCCGTCGGTCGCGACCAGCTGCCGCACATAGAGCTCACCCGCACCATCGCCCGCCGCTTTAACAACCGCTACGGCAAGGTGTTCCCCGAGGTCGACGCACTGCTGTCCGAGACCCCGCTGCTGCCGGGCCTGGACGGTCGCAAGATGAGCAAGAGCTACGGTAACGCCATCAACATCTCGATGACCGCCGAGGAGACGGCCAAGCGCATCAAGAAGAGCCAGACCGACTCCGAGCGCATGATCACGTTCGATCCCGAGAACCGCCCCGGCGTGTCCGGTCTGCTTTCGACGGCCGCCATCTGCACCGGCCGTTCCGAAGTCGAGATTGCCGAGGAGATTGGCATGGGCGGCTCCGGCCAGCTCAAGAAGTACGTGACCGAGGCCGTCAACGAGTACTTCGCGCCGATCCGTGAGCGTCGCCAGCGCTACGAGAACGACCTGGATTACGTAAAGGACGTCCTGCACGAGGGCAACCGTCGCGCCAATGAGATCGCCGAGCAGACCCTGGGCGAGGTTCAGGACGCCATGGGCATGGTGTACTAG
- a CDS encoding MGMT family protein: protein MASEGFFERVYEVVEQIPEGMVATYGQVALLAGRPRSARYVGYALHDNPRPGQIPCHRVVFADGRICEGFAFGGPDAQRELLLGEGVTFADSMHVDLGACRWPAGL, encoded by the coding sequence ATGGCGTCTGAGGGCTTTTTTGAACGGGTGTACGAGGTGGTCGAGCAGATTCCCGAGGGGATGGTCGCCACCTACGGTCAGGTGGCGCTGCTCGCCGGTCGTCCGCGGAGTGCGCGGTACGTGGGCTACGCGCTTCACGACAATCCGCGCCCTGGTCAGATTCCCTGTCATCGCGTGGTGTTTGCCGATGGCCGCATTTGCGAGGGCTTCGCCTTTGGTGGCCCCGATGCTCAACGCGAACTTCTGCTGGGGGAGGGCGTGACATTTGCCGATTCCATGCACGTCGACTTAGGCGCCTGTCGTTGGCCGGCCGGGCTTTAA
- a CDS encoding DegV family protein has protein sequence MSVRIITDSASDMSPAEHPALSVLPLSVTFGTDVYMDGVDIDHQRFYEMLVERDELPKTGQVNPYAFSQAIAEAREAGDEAVIITVGAKLSGTNQSARTALAEAPGGDVYVVDSNNVTLGERVLVEYALRLVDEGQGAAQIAAAVEAVRDRVVVIGLLETLEYLVRGGRLSAAAGAVGTLLNVKPVVAAEDGLIVQLGKARGSKNGRNLLNQKVEKAGGIDFSMPLALGYTGLSDAVLKKYIEDSAALWAGHAESELPVHTIGATIGTHVGPGAVAVAFFQPVN, from the coding sequence ATGTCCGTCCGCATTATTACCGATTCCGCAAGCGATATGTCGCCGGCTGAGCACCCGGCGCTGTCCGTCTTGCCGCTGTCCGTTACCTTTGGCACCGATGTGTATATGGATGGCGTCGACATCGATCACCAGCGCTTTTACGAGATGCTCGTGGAGCGCGATGAGCTGCCCAAGACCGGCCAAGTCAACCCGTACGCGTTTTCGCAGGCGATTGCCGAGGCGCGTGAGGCCGGCGACGAGGCGGTGATTATTACCGTGGGTGCCAAACTTTCGGGGACCAATCAGAGCGCCCGTACCGCACTTGCCGAGGCGCCGGGCGGCGACGTGTATGTGGTTGATAGCAATAACGTTACCCTGGGTGAGCGCGTGCTGGTCGAGTATGCCCTGCGCCTAGTGGACGAGGGCCAGGGCGCGGCCCAGATCGCGGCGGCTGTCGAGGCCGTCCGTGACCGCGTGGTGGTTATTGGTCTGCTCGAGACGCTGGAGTACCTGGTGCGCGGCGGTCGCCTGTCTGCTGCTGCCGGCGCCGTGGGCACGCTGCTCAACGTAAAGCCCGTTGTAGCTGCCGAGGACGGTCTGATCGTGCAGCTGGGCAAGGCGCGCGGTTCCAAGAACGGACGTAACCTGCTCAATCAGAAGGTCGAAAAGGCAGGCGGCATCGACTTTTCCATGCCGCTGGCGCTGGGCTATACGGGCCTTTCGGACGCCGTGCTCAAGAAGTATATCGAGGACAGCGCCGCGCTGTGGGCCGGCCATGCCGAGAGCGAACTGCCCGTTCACACCATCGGCGCCACCATCGGCACCCATGTAGGCCCCGGCGCCGTAGCCGTAGCCTTCTTCCAGCCCGTCAACTAG
- a CDS encoding MarR family winged helix-turn-helix transcriptional regulator: MQQNDETRFEDFVGLISGLYKEIQRIKTSEGARLGLKGSDVMCLYYLERSKDGLTGADLARMAGVTRAAVSRTLAHLEEGGYVEVDDSGDAAVKYRAPVRLTALGGESMSEADRIIREVLDTTGKAMGVEQREQMYASLRTILNTLREI, translated from the coding sequence ATGCAGCAGAACGACGAGACACGTTTCGAGGACTTTGTCGGACTGATCAGCGGGCTCTACAAGGAGATCCAGCGCATTAAGACATCCGAGGGCGCAAGGCTGGGCCTCAAGGGCTCCGATGTCATGTGCCTGTACTATCTTGAGCGCAGCAAGGACGGCCTGACTGGTGCTGACCTGGCTCGCATGGCAGGCGTGACCCGTGCCGCCGTCTCGCGCACGCTCGCGCATCTGGAGGAGGGCGGCTACGTCGAGGTCGATGATTCGGGCGATGCCGCCGTTAAGTATCGTGCTCCGGTGCGCCTGACCGCTCTAGGCGGCGAGAGCATGAGCGAGGCGGACCGCATCATTCGCGAGGTGCTCGATACCACCGGTAAGGCTATGGGTGTGGAGCAGCGCGAGCAGATGTATGCGTCGCTGCGCACGATTCTCAACACCCTGCGCGAGATCTAG
- a CDS encoding B3/4 domain-containing protein — MKSFVAEDSFWELFPQAAVGVVVVKGMKPAAQIPQEDVDAIAALLDRANIDAERHLTSDTISENAPVKAWREAYRLFKTKKGARCSIENLLKRVLKGKPVGHITPAVDIYNTVSLTYALPVGGEDLHAIEGDLRLAVTDGGDAFLPLGEEADDPTLPGELAYIDDAGAVCRCWNWRDGVRTALSDDSADAFLAIECVEPERMGDCQAAIDRLAELLERYLGATVVVKTLVTRDNPCAEL, encoded by the coding sequence ATGAAGAGTTTCGTTGCCGAGGATTCGTTTTGGGAGCTATTTCCGCAGGCGGCTGTCGGTGTTGTGGTCGTAAAGGGCATGAAGCCCGCGGCTCAGATTCCTCAAGAGGACGTGGATGCGATTGCGGCGTTGCTCGACCGCGCCAATATCGACGCGGAGCGTCATCTGACCAGCGATACTATCAGCGAGAACGCACCGGTCAAGGCATGGCGCGAGGCTTATCGGCTGTTCAAGACCAAAAAGGGCGCCCGCTGCTCGATCGAGAACTTGCTCAAGCGCGTGCTCAAGGGCAAACCGGTGGGCCACATTACGCCCGCGGTGGACATCTACAACACGGTGTCGCTGACCTACGCGCTGCCCGTTGGCGGCGAGGACCTACATGCTATCGAGGGCGATCTGCGGTTAGCGGTGACCGACGGTGGCGATGCGTTTCTGCCGCTTGGCGAGGAGGCGGATGACCCGACGCTGCCCGGCGAGCTCGCCTACATCGATGATGCGGGCGCCGTATGCCGCTGCTGGAACTGGCGCGACGGCGTTCGAACGGCCCTGTCCGATGATTCGGCCGATGCGTTCCTGGCGATTGAGTGCGTGGAGCCCGAGCGGATGGGGGATTGCCAGGCCGCGATCGATCGCTTAGCCGAGCTGCTCGAGCGCTATCTGGGAGCGACGGTTGTCGTTAAGACGCTTGTGACCCGCGACAATCCTTGCGCGGAGCTGTAG